The sequence AAGACCGCCCCAACGGCTTTCACATTTACAAGCTTTCCGACGATTATCTGTCCATCGATAAAGATGTGTGCCTCATTCGCCAGCACATGGAAGGAGGTGCGCTGGTGCACTACAACGGGCTGTACTATTCCATCGGCTCCCATTTGACAAGCTGGGACCCCAACCCGAACGAGTATGCCACGGCCACCAAGCTGGAAGGGCCGTGGTCGGAATTCAAAAACATCGCGCCGCCGGAAACCAACACGTACGGCTCGCAATCGACGATGCTGCTGAAAGTGGTCGGCTCGCAAACCACGTCGGTCATTTTCATGGGCGATATGTGGAAGCCGCGCAATCTGGCCGATTCGCGCTACCTGTGGATGCCGCTGGAAATTGGCGAGGGCAAATTGTGGCTCTCCAAGCCGCAATCGTGGACCTTCGACGTGAAAACGGGCGAATCGCGCCTGGCAGACCAACCCGCCCACGGCAATGCGGCCGGAAAATCGGGCGAAAAATCCGGAACGCCCGACGCTAAATCCGGCGAGGACAATCCGTTCGAAGATCATTGAACCGGCATTACCCGTCGGGCAACTGCCGAGTTCATCCCGGCAGCTGCGCAGCCAACGCTACTTCTGCTCGATCTTTTCCTGCTCGTTTTTACGGTCCGCCTCCATGGTGGCAATCGCGCGTTTGGTTACCCGATCGGCGAAGGCTTCCATGTCCACGAGCGACGGATCAGCCTGCCCCATCGCAAAGCCAGATTTTTCGGCCACGAGCAAGCCAATCAGCGTGCCGAACAATCCGGTGGCGGGATCGATGGCGCCGGCCGTGCCGTTGCCATTACTGGCCGCCGCTCCCCCGCCGGCCACAAACACGCGCTGCGGCACCAGCGGCTGAGTGCTTTTGGCCAACTGCTCGGCCAAAATCGAAATGGCGTACAGCTTCGGATCGCGGAACGAGGCAATCCGCCGCATCATCACCGTGGCCTCCGACAACCCAATCTGAGCAATGCGCTGCGCCTCGCCGCGGCCGGCCAGTTCCCGTTGCCGAGAATCGGCCTCGGCCGTCACGACGGTTTGCTCCGCCTGCCGGCGCGAACGCGCCAATTCTGCATCAGCCATGACAATGGTTTGATCGGCCTGCTTGCGGGCCCGAGCTAAATCGGCCTCGCCGTGGCTTTCGGCAATTTGCACTTGCACCCGGGTGTTGGTGAGCTCGGTTTGCATGTGGGCTTGCGCTTGGGCTTCGTTGAGAATGCGTTGCTTCTCCGCGGCGGCACGTTGCCGTTCGTAGGTTTCGATTTGCTCGACCGACAATTGCCGCTGCCGTAACTGTTCCAGCAGCGTTTCAATTTTGGTGTCGCCTTCTTTCGGGTCAGGCTTGCCAATCAGCACGTCGACGCACTCAATGTCGAACTCGCGGAATTTTTTCCGCAGCACGTCGCGGGCCTCGGCCTGAATGACATCGCGCTCGTGCAACAGCTCCAGCATCATTTTGTGGTGCGCCACGTCGCGGAAAAATGCCGACAGCATGGGGTCCAGCGTTTGGGTAATGAGCTTTTTGACGTCGCCAAACCGCTGGATGACGCTGGGCGCCCGCTGATAGTCGATATGCACCACCACCGACAGCGGCAGGAGCGGCTCGTACGCATCGCGGGTGACTAAATCGATGGAACGCAAGCTTTCGTCGTAGCGATGGGCTTCGCTTTTGCCGGTGATCCAGTGCAACACAAAGTTGGTGGTCGGCACCAGAATGATGGCGCCGGCAAACGTGTTGAACGGATATTTCCCCGGTCCCAGCGGCTTTTCCCACACGCCGCGCTGGCCTTCGGCCACGCGCTCGCCATGGCGAAAGGCCGTGCCGGAAAGGTCTTCCCCCACCCGGCCGTAATAACTGACCACCACGCCCACGTAACCAATGGGCACCACGGTTTTGGGAATCATTTCCACCGAAGCGAACCAGCGATTGATAAAGTACGTGCCGTCGGTCAGCGGCACATACTGCCGGCCTCGGCGGCCGCCGGCGAGCAGGAAGTTTTCCGGATCTTGAAAGTTGTTGTGATAGTGTTCCTCGCTCGGGTCGGTGCCCACAGCCGGGGCAATGATTTCTCCCGGCGCCAGCGAAGGACCATCGTGCACGGTCACAATGTTGATGCTGTCGACTTGCATCAGGCTGCCCGGCTCCAGCGGATCGTCCACTTGCATTGGTCCGCCGACGATCAGCGGATCGAAACCGCTGCAATTCAGCAGTTCTTCGCGCCACTGGGCAACGATTTGCGATTCCTGCTTGTCTTGCAACCCCGGCAGCGTGTGCACCCGGCTTTCGGTAATTACGACAAAGCACGACAGGTTCACGGCGTAGACGCCTTCGCGCAAAATTCCACGTTGCCGGCCGCGCTGGCCGATCATACTCTCGGCCGTGCCGTCGCCGATCAAGAACTTACGAGCATCCTGAAAGTGATTGCACGGCGTCACCCGGGCCAACGTTTGACCGGCCTGCAACGGTTCGCCATCGCGCGCATACACATAACCAATTTTTCCCTGGGCGATGGTCACCAGCCGCATTTTGTGCAAGCGATATTGCACGCGCCACAGGCCGAAATGCATTCCGCCGCGCAGCAGCTCAGCCTGATAACCGGCCTCGCCATTCAGCGCAATGATGCGGCCTTCCGACACCGAGCCGGCATGCGACCACAATTTTTCCACCACCGCGGCCATGTCATTGGGCACATACCGCAGCGATGCCCACGCCGCAAACGCGACCACCAGCAACACGCTTGCCAAAATGGTCAAAATCCACACGCCTTCCGAAATGGCTTCCGGAGATTGGGCCAACAACCATGGCATGCCCCCGTGGCTTGAACCGATTCCGATTGCCGCAAACATAGAAGTAAGCATCTGATCATCCCTCCGGCGGTGCGCAGTGGAAGCCTGTGGTGAAATTTCCTCGGTCTGCGGCCTTCCTTGCCCGCTTCGTCCCCAAATTCGATAAGTTTTGCCGCCGCGGTTGATTGCGTACCCGCGCAGCTTGGAACGACCGGGCAAATTGTATCGCAGAATCGAGGCCAATGCACCCGCGGCCAGCTAAAAATCAGTTCGTCGCCGAAGTGAATTTCTTGGCCGCCGGCTGAGGCTGCACACCGACAAAACGGTTACCCGCCAGATTGCTGCAGGATGCGCTCTAGTTCGAACGCAATCGAAAAGAGTGCCCTTTCAACGCAGTGTTTTTCAACACCTGGCCGGGACCACACATCCCGGCCGGCCTACGAGGTTAGCTGACGGGCTAGGGCTTGAAAGTGCCCCGGTTTGCGCGATGCAAACCTGCGCCCCGTGAAATCGGATTTTTGTTCTTTCTCCCTCTCCCCGTGTGCAACATTATGCAATTGCATTCGATGCATTCAGGAGGGGAATTGATAAGCAGTTCGCGTTCATAATGGTCTTGTCTGTAACCCCTTACAGGAGACCGATCATGGAACGCGAACTGTGGTTGTTACTGTATCACATGGCCTTGAGTTGCGACAAATTGACCAAAGCTCGGTATCGACCGGCAGTGATTGTGGGTGTCTACGGCGGGGCGGTCGTTCACGATCGGCCAGTGAGTTGGGCCTGCCAGCGGCGGAACTGGCCGGCAGCGTTGTTCGATGAATCGTGTTTTTGTTTGCCTTCGCAATCGACGATGAGTCGACGCCTGCAGTCGGCCGACATTCAACAACTGCTGGACGAAGCCTCGTGGCGGCTGACCGAAGCCTGGGCGTTTTGTTGGGTCAAAATCATCGATGCCAAACCGCTGCCGATTGGCGGTTTCAGTAAAGATGGCGATGCCCGCTGGGGACGTGGCGTGAAAGCGTTGGCCAAAGGTTACAAGTTTTATGCGATTTGGGGCGCAGGACCGATGCCGTTGGTGTGGGGCTTGGCGGCCATGAATGTTAGCGAATCGGCGATGGCCCGACGGATGCTGGCGCTGTTGGAAGGCGGCGGTTATCTGTTGGGCGATTCGTTGTACGACAGTAACGCCTTGCATGTCTTGGCCAGTCAACAGGGTCATCAATTGGTGGCGCCGCGGAAAAAGCCCGGCGCCGGTTTGGGCCACCGCCGGCACGAGCCCCAACGGCTGCGCGCCTTGGATTTGCTGCGCACACGGTTTGGAAAAGCGCTGTTTGAACATCGCGGTCATATCGAACGAAACTTGGGCTGGTTGACCAGTTGTAGTGGTGGCTTAGCTCCGCTGCCCGCCTGGGTTCGCCGTTTCCACCGAGTTCGCATGTGGGTGTATTTAAAATTGATCCTCAATGCTCTGCGCCGCATTCCTCCAACTACGCTGGCAATTGCATAATGTTGCCCTTGCGGGAGAGGGCCGGGGTGAGGGGTTTTTCTCCCTCGCAACTGACTTCCAAAAACAATTTCGTTTGGGTCCCCCGTTGCCGCGTCTGGCGACGCAGCACTCGGCTACACGCCCCTATTATACTGAGTTTCAAGCACTCCCCTGCCGCCCCGTTCCCGATTGTGTCGCAACTCCAATGGGCCCTAGCAGATTCGCTTTTCTGATTTTCTGCGGCACGAGTTTCGCTTAGCGGCGCGATTTTCCACTCGTGGCTCAATTTGCTGCTGGGATTCAATGCTGCAGTTTGATATAGTGTACATAGGTATAGTTTCCTATTTCGTTCCTGTTGCGGCCGAATGGCTGGTCGATGTCCGACCGAAGGAGTCCACAGTGCTTCTTTTGCTGGGGGCTCGGCGGCACTCGACCCCAGCACCTTGTTGTTTACAACCCCACGACAATCGTCCCGCACGTAATTCGGGTTGTCGCCTATTTGGAATAAAAATCGATGTAGCGACGGCTGTCCCCAGCCGTTTTGTTCAAGGAAGTTGCGGGCGTCTGAGGACAGACGCCACTACATTTTCTAAATTAGGCGACGCCAACAATTACCGGAAATTGACATGCTTGAACGTAAATGCAATCCGTTTTGTCACGCGTCATCCGGCGGCAGGCTGCAAAGTTGCAGTGCGCACAGCGCACGGCGGCCGACGAATCGACGCCGTTTTGTCTCGAAAATAAAAATCTGGGGTAAAACCAATTGTTGGGCAGCATCTCTCGGTCCGCGATGGTCGCCCCTGCTGCAGGCCGGCTCAAAAATCGAACTTATCGATGTTCTCTTTATTGAAGGTGAACGGCACGCCGAGCATGACGTTGTCTCCCTTCACTTCCATGTTGCCCAAGCGGCCGGCAACCAGCGTGGTGTCGCCCGGCTTCAGCATGCCACCGGCGATGGCATTGGCGGTGTAGACCGTGAGATAGCCCAAATCCATGGTGTTCCACAGCACCACGGCGTCGGTAATGCCCTCGTGCACGTACAGTTTGTTATCGTTGGGCAGGCCCAGGCCGATGACCTTCACGTCGCTGCGGCCCGATTGTTTGACCGCTTCGGCGGCGCCGGGCACAGCGGGCGAGCAAATCGCCATGATCAACCGCACGTCGGGGTAAGCATTCAAAATGGTATTGGTGTCGTCGAAGGCTTGTTTCTGCTTGTCGTCGCAGGGCAAGATGGTCGCCAATTTGACGTCAGGATATTTCTGGGCCCGGCGTTCTTCAATGTACTTTTGCCACTCGATCATGTTGGCCGCGGTGAGCGATGCGGTAATGATGGCGAATTCCCCCTTGCCGCCCAAAAGGCGGCCGGCATGGTCCATCAGCGTGTAGCCAATGCCTTGCGGCGTGGCCTGATTAACGAAGAACTCGCGGGCGGTAGGCTCCGCATCGGCGTCGAACGTAATCACTTTGATGCCGTGCTGCTGGGCTTTGCGGAGCACGTCGGAAATGGCGGCGCGGTTTTCCACCGCCACGGCAATCACATCGACGCCGCGGGTGATCCACGTATCAACAATTTCGCTTTGCTTGGCCGGGTCGGGATCGGTGGGCCCGTCCCACAGCAAATTGATGTTCAGTTCGTTGGCTGCTTCATCCGCGCCTTTTTTACAAGCGATGAAGTACGCGTTCCCTTTGCTCTTGGGCATCATGGCCACGGTCAGTTTTTTGCCGTGGATTTGGCTGGCGTAATTCGCGGTTGTGGTTTGAGCCGCCGCAGTGGCGTGATTGCTGGAATCATTCGGGTTGGCGGCGGGAGCGATGGCGTGGTCGCCCGAGGGCGTGTTCGCGGCCGTGCCGCTGGAAGTGTGTTCCATTGCCGGCGGATGCTCCACCAAATCGCGCACCAGCAACCAATTGCTGGCGGCGACAATCGCGGCGCCGATCAAAATCACCAAGCACAACATGGCCACTTGCGAATTCTTCACTTCAAACTCCTCGCTGGCAAAAGAGATAGATTTTGCGCCGCGGCTTCCCCGAGTGCTCAGCCGCTCCATGCTTATCGTGACCAACAACAGCCCGCCCATCAAGATGCCCGCCAACTCTGCCGGCTGATCGGCCAATCGCAGGCCGTTTTCCAACACGGTAATGGCGAACAGGCCCAGCACCGTTCCTTGAATGGTGCCCCGGCCGCCGAAAATGGAAGTGCCCCCCAAAACCACAGCGGTGATGGCCTTCAATTCGTAGCCGGTGCCGGCGTCGGCTTTGGCCTGCCCCAGGTGGGAGACGTAAATGATCGCCGCCAGGCTGGCCGTGATTCCCGACAGTATATACACGAGGTTCAGTCTTCGCCGGATCGGAATGCCGGCGTGCAGCGCGCCCTCTGCGGAAAACCCGATGGCGTACAGGCCGCGGCCAATCGTGCTGCGCTGCAGGAGCATCCAAAAGCAAATTGCCACGGCGATGAAAATCGGCAACTGCGTGGGAATTTTATCGAACGAGTAGCCCTGCCCCAAAAACAAAAAGCTGCTGGAAAAGCCAGTGAAATTATCGACGCTGTGAGTCAGGCCTTCGGCCAACCCGCGAAACAGCGAGTACGTGCCCAGCGTAACAATCAGCGGCGGCAAGCGCAGCCGCGTAATGAGCAGCGCGTTCAAGCTGCCGGCAATTGCGCCAACTCCCAATGCTCCCACGGCCGCCAGCGGAATGGACCAATGCGCATCGCGCCACAACATACCGAACAACACGGCTGATAAACCCATGAGCGAACCAACCGAAAGATCGATGCCGCCGGTGATGATGACGGGCGTCATGGCTACGGCCAACAGCCCGATTTCGGCGCACAACCGCGTGACCTCGAAGGCGTTGCCCCAGGTCATAAAGTTGGTGCCAATGGCGCAGAAAATGGCGATTTCCGCCGCCAGTACGGCGGCCAGCACAATTTCGTGCGTGATGCGGAAGCGGCGGTTCAAGGCCGCTTCGCTGATCGCGCCGTTAGGCGGCGACAGTTCCGAGGCCATGGCGTCTCCGTTTGAAATTAAACGCATCGGACGCGACGGCAATCAAAATGATCGCGCCCTCGAACACTTTTTCCCACGAGGAATCGATTTTGAAAAACACCAATGCCGGTTCGATGGTCGACAACAGCGCCACGCCGAACAACACGCCGATCAGCGTGCCCCGGCCTCCGGAAACGGCCACGCCCCCCACGACCACCGCGGCAATGACTTCCAGTTCCAATCCTTTGCCGGCCGTCGGATCGACCTGCGGCAACTGCACCACTTCCAAAACCGAGGCCAACCCGGTGAGCGCGCCCATCAACACAAACACGCTGAACACGACGCGCTTCGGCCGCACGCCTACCAAAAATGCGTTTTCCGGCTCCGAGCCCGTGGCATACACTGCCCTGCCCGCAGCCACATACCGCAAGCCCCAAGCGAAAATCAAAAACATGGCTGCCGCCACGCCGACGACAATTTCCTGCCCCACGGTTTGACTTTGTCCGAACCATTGAAATGCATTGGGCAGGCCGCGCACAAACTCTCCTTGCCGCCACCAACTCAGGCTGTCGCCAAAGATGAACCAGGTGGCCAGCGTGACCACAATCGAAGGAAGGCCCAACACGGCGACGAAAAAACCGTTCAGAGAACCCATCGCCGCGCCTGCCAACATGGCACCGATGGCGGCCAGCGGCATCGGTAGCCCGGCTTTGGCCAACAACCCCGTAACGACGCCGCAAATCGAAAGCTGCGCGCCGATGGAAATATCGATGTGCCGCGCCAGGATGACCAGCGTCATGCCGACCGCCGCTACCAGCACCGGTGAGCTTTTCACCACCTGGTTGCGAAGTTCGGACCCCTGATAAAACGCCGGCGCCTTCCAGGCCAAGATGCCGAGCAACACGGCATAGGCCAGCGCCACCGAAAGTTCGCGTTTGAATTGTCCCATGATCGATTTCAAATTCTTGTGCTATTGAACCGCAGTTTCAATATGGCCCAGCGCCAAAGCCAAAACTTTTTCTTGAGTGGCGTCGCTTCGATCCAAGTTGCCCGTGACCGTGCCACCGTGCATTACGACAATCCGATCGCTCATGCCGAGAATTTCCGGCAATTCGGAGGAGATCATCAATATCGCCATGCCGCGGGCGGCTAATTCGCCCATCAGGCGGTGGATTTCGGCCTTGGCTCCCACGTCGATGCCTTGTGTCGGTTCGTCCAAAATCAGAAGTTTCGGTTGTGTAGCCAGCCAGCGCGAGATGGAAACTTTTTGCTGATTTCCACCGGACAGGTCACCGACGGGCGTATCGAGCGAAGCCGTTTTAACCGACAGCCGCTGAACGTAATCGGCCGCCAGTCTGCGTTCTTGGCGAAAGTTCATCCAGCCGTGCGATGACACCCGGTTAAGCACCGCCAACGTGGCATTGGTGGCCACCGGCATTTCCAAAATCACGCCATGCCGACGCCGATCTTCCGGCACGTAGGCAATTCCCAATTGAACCGCGCGGGCCGGGCTGTGGATGGCCAGTGGTTTGCCGCGCCACAAAATTTCGCCTTCGTCAGCCGGCGTAAGCCCAAACAGCGTGCGCGCCAATTCGGTGCGTCCTGCGCCGACCAACCCAGCCAGCCCCAAAATCTCGCTCGTGCGAATTTGTAAGCTGACCCCCTGCACGCCCGATTCTCGGCAGCCAAGATTGCGCAACTCCAGCAGCGTTTCGCCCAGCGGCACGGTTTGCTTTGGGAAAATTGCGGTCACTTCGCGGCCGACCATCAGGCGAATGAGCTCGGCGCGGTCGACATCGGCCATGGGCCGCGTGGCAATCGAACATCCATCGCGCAGCACTGTTACCCGATCGGCAATTTGATGCAGTTCTTCCAGCCGATGCGAAATGTACACAATGCCCACGCCTTGGGTGCGCAAATCGCGAATCACTTGCAGCAAGCGATCCACTTCGCGATCGGAAAGCGAAGCCGTGGGCTCATCGAGAATAAGGATGCGTGCATTCGCGCCCAGCGCGCGGGCAATTTCGACCAGTTGCTGCTCGGGCATCGAAAGCGTATGAACTTGTGCATCGGGCGAAATGTTAGCCCCCACGCGGCTCAGCAATTCCCGGGCGCGTTTCCGCCGCGATTTCCACCGCACGGTCCGCCAGGCGCCGCGTTCTTCCAGGCCCAGCGCAATGTTTTCGGCGACCGTCAAATCGGGCAGCAGCGCCGGCCGCTGATAGATAACCGCAATGCCCAAGGCCCGTGAAATGACCGGATCGTTGGCGTTGATTACTTGGTCAGCAATTTGCAGCGTACCGGAATCGGGCTGATGCGCGCCGCTGACGATTTTAATGAGCGTCGATTTTCCCGCTCCGTTTTCGCCAACCAGGGCATGCACTTCGCCGGGCCGCAGCTCAAACGAAACACCTTTCAGCGCATGCACGCCGGCGAACGATTTGCGAATGTTTTCAAGCTTGAGCAGCGTGTTCAACGAGAACCCCTAGCTGCGTTTAACCAAAACGGTGTGTTCGTAACCGCGGATTTCATTCACCCAGGACTGCTCCGAAGGCACATTTTGCTGTCGGCAGTAATAATCCCACACGGCGCCGGCAGGAAGCGATTTCAATTCTTCCAACATGGCCAACCGTCCAGTGTAATCGCCAGCAGCTTCCATTTCACGTAGCTTTTTAATGGGTTCCAGAAGTGCGGCCAACAGCGCTTTGAGCATCGCCCGCGTGCCGATGACCCAAGCGGCCACGCGGTTAATGCTGGCGTCGAAATAATCCAAGCCAATATGCGTGCGGCCCAAGTAATCGCCGCGCACCAGTTCTTGGGCAATCGCGTACAAATCGTCGGTTTGCGTGACAACGTGATCGCTGTCCCAGCGGACGCCGCGGCTAACGTGCAACAGAATTCGATCCAGCCATTGCAGTACGGCGGAAATTTTATCAGCCAGCGATTCGGTCGGATGGTAATGGCCGGCGTCCAAACAAACCAGCTTGCGACGCGACACGGCATAGCCCAAGTAAAATTCATGCGAACCGACGACGTAACTTTCCGAGCCGATGCCAAATAGCTTGCCCTCGACGGCATCGAGATTGTGCTGCGGATCCAGCGGCTCGGCGAAAATGGCATCCAGCGATTCGGTCAGCCGGCGGCGCGGCGAACTGCGATCGACGGGCATGTCTTTGAAGCCGTCGGGAATCCAGACGTTGGTGACGCAGGGCGAACCGAGCGCTTTGCCCATCGCAGCGCCAATTCGGCGGCAAGCGATGCCATGCTCGATCCAATACCGGCGAATGCCGGCATCGGCGTGCGCCAGCGTGAAGCCGTCGGCAGCTTTCGGGTGGGCAAAAAATGTGGGATTAAAGTCCATTCCCAGGCGGCGGTTGCGGGCCCACTCGATCCAGCTTTGAAAATGCTTCGGCTCCAATTGATTTCGTTCCACGCGCCGGCCGCCTGTATTGGCCGGATCGACGTAACAGGCGTGCAAATTGATGCGGTGCCGGCCGGGAATCAACGACGTAGCCTTTTCAAAGTCGGCCCGCAATTCTTGCGGCGTGCGTGCGCGGCCGACATAATTGCCGGTGACCGCCAAACCGCCACCCAATTCGCTGCCCGTGTTTTCGAATCCGCCGACATCGTCCCCCTGCCAACAGTGAAGCGAAATGGCAATGCCCGCTAGTCGAGACAAGGCACTGTCCACGTCCACGCCCAGTTCGGCGTATTGCTCTTTGGCAAGTTGGAAGGCTTGCACGATTCGACGCTCAGAATCCGCCACGATAGGCTCCTGCTGCGAACGCACACGGACAAGAAAGACGGCTTGGCGAGAGCGGAGAAGATGCTGTCAGCGAGCATGAGCTTTATAATCGCTTAAACCTCGCGCCAGCCTCCCACCCAATTTCACTAACGTAATAGATGTGAATATCCAACTCAAGGGTCAGCGGCTCAGCTACGGAACGTTTGCGCCGACGAATTCACCGTGTCGCCAGCGTGTTCTCCAGATTTCTTCTCGATTTCTGAGTTTTGAAAAAAATTCGCGCGCACATTTGCATGGAATTTCGTTACGCAAATTTTTTGTTGCAGTTGCAATTCCCCCACGCCCCCATTTCCAGCGTGCTCGAAAAAAATGGTTGACAAAGTTACACCGCGCTGATAGTTTCGCAAATGCAGGGGACGAACCCGCCTTTTTTTGACGAGCTGGCACTCGTTGCTTTTCTTGTTCCGCGGGAAGTTGGTTACATCGCACGCCTCTGCCCCGTCGCACCAATCGGTTTTTGCACCAGCGCGAGAATAAATTCAGTGGCGCGCTGACGGCGCTAGCTTTCCCGCGGCAACAATAATAGACGGAGCTTATCTAAATCCGGCGCAGTCACTGCGCCGGTGTGGGGATTTTTCTATGTGCACGTTCGTGCACTTTGTTTAAGAAGGGGCTTTTTCATGCGCCAATCGCCAGGAGTAAACCATGAGAAAGATGAAAAACGGAACCAGTCGTTTGATCGAGCTTCTCGAAGCCGCCGCACTCACAGGGAGTTTCAAACCGCAAAAGAGATTCAAATCCAACCTCCATGGCCCGGAAGAGCTGGAAAAACGAAATATGATGACAGCATCCAGCGCGCTGTCCATTCTGCCGTCGGAGCCCATCAATGGAGTTGGCAATAACGTTGCCAATCCCACCTGGGGCGCAGCCGATACCGATTTTAGTCGATTGGCTGCCGCACTGTTTGGCGACGGCATTTCGTCGCCCAATGGCCAATCGCTTCCTTCAGCACGGACTATTTCGAATTCGATCGCCGATCAGGATCTGGCTGGCATCGAGCAAGATTTGAACAACACCCGGGGCATGTCCGACTTCGTGTATGCTTGGGGCCAGTTCATCGATCATGACATCGACCTGACCGAAGGCGGCTCGGTGGCGATGAACATTCCCATTACCGCGGGCGATGCGACCTTCGATCCGACCGATCAGGGCGATCTTTCCATTGCCTTTGATCGGTCACAAATTGCGACCGGTACCGGC comes from Pirellulales bacterium and encodes:
- a CDS encoding sugar ABC transporter ATP-binding protein, which produces MNTLLKLENIRKSFAGVHALKGVSFELRPGEVHALVGENGAGKSTLIKIVSGAHQPDSGTLQIADQVINANDPVISRALGIAVIYQRPALLPDLTVAENIALGLEERGAWRTVRWKSRRKRARELLSRVGANISPDAQVHTLSMPEQQLVEIARALGANARILILDEPTASLSDREVDRLLQVIRDLRTQGVGIVYISHRLEELHQIADRVTVLRDGCSIATRPMADVDRAELIRLMVGREVTAIFPKQTVPLGETLLELRNLGCRESGVQGVSLQIRTSEILGLAGLVGAGRTELARTLFGLTPADEGEILWRGKPLAIHSPARAVQLGIAYVPEDRRRHGVILEMPVATNATLAVLNRVSSHGWMNFRQERRLAADYVQRLSVKTASLDTPVGDLSGGNQQKVSISRWLATQPKLLILDEPTQGIDVGAKAEIHRLMGELAARGMAILMISSELPEILGMSDRIVVMHGGTVTGNLDRSDATQEKVLALALGHIETAVQ
- a CDS encoding substrate-binding domain-containing protein, which encodes MASELSPPNGAISEAALNRRFRITHEIVLAAVLAAEIAIFCAIGTNFMTWGNAFEVTRLCAEIGLLAVAMTPVIITGGIDLSVGSLMGLSAVLFGMLWRDAHWSIPLAAVGALGVGAIAGSLNALLITRLRLPPLIVTLGTYSLFRGLAEGLTHSVDNFTGFSSSFLFLGQGYSFDKIPTQLPIFIAVAICFWMLLQRSTIGRGLYAIGFSAEGALHAGIPIRRRLNLVYILSGITASLAAIIYVSHLGQAKADAGTGYELKAITAVVLGGTSIFGGRGTIQGTVLGLFAITVLENGLRLADQPAELAGILMGGLLLVTISMERLSTRGSRGAKSISFASEEFEVKNSQVAMLCLVILIGAAIVAASNWLLVRDLVEHPPAMEHTSSGTAANTPSGDHAIAPAANPNDSSNHATAAAQTTTANYASQIHGKKLTVAMMPKSKGNAYFIACKKGADEAANELNINLLWDGPTDPDPAKQSEIVDTWITRGVDVIAVAVENRAAISDVLRKAQQHGIKVITFDADAEPTAREFFVNQATPQGIGYTLMDHAGRLLGGKGEFAIITASLTAANMIEWQKYIEERRAQKYPDVKLATILPCDDKQKQAFDDTNTILNAYPDVRLIMAICSPAVPGAAEAVKQSGRSDVKVIGLGLPNDNKLYVHEGITDAVVLWNTMDLGYLTVYTANAIAGGMLKPGDTTLVAGRLGNMEVKGDNVMLGVPFTFNKENIDKFDF
- a CDS encoding transposase encodes the protein MERELWLLLYHMALSCDKLTKARYRPAVIVGVYGGAVVHDRPVSWACQRRNWPAALFDESCFCLPSQSTMSRRLQSADIQQLLDEASWRLTEAWAFCWVKIIDAKPLPIGGFSKDGDARWGRGVKALAKGYKFYAIWGAGPMPLVWGLAAMNVSESAMARRMLALLEGGGYLLGDSLYDSNALHVLASQQGHQLVAPRKKPGAGLGHRRHEPQRLRALDLLRTRFGKALFEHRGHIERNLGWLTSCSGGLAPLPAWVRRFHRVRMWVYLKLILNALRRIPPTTLAIA
- a CDS encoding L-rhamnose isomerase; translated protein: MADSERRIVQAFQLAKEQYAELGVDVDSALSRLAGIAISLHCWQGDDVGGFENTGSELGGGLAVTGNYVGRARTPQELRADFEKATSLIPGRHRINLHACYVDPANTGGRRVERNQLEPKHFQSWIEWARNRRLGMDFNPTFFAHPKAADGFTLAHADAGIRRYWIEHGIACRRIGAAMGKALGSPCVTNVWIPDGFKDMPVDRSSPRRRLTESLDAIFAEPLDPQHNLDAVEGKLFGIGSESYVVGSHEFYLGYAVSRRKLVCLDAGHYHPTESLADKISAVLQWLDRILLHVSRGVRWDSDHVVTQTDDLYAIAQELVRGDYLGRTHIGLDYFDASINRVAAWVIGTRAMLKALLAALLEPIKKLREMEAAGDYTGRLAMLEELKSLPAGAVWDYYCRQQNVPSEQSWVNEIRGYEHTVLVKRS
- a CDS encoding SPFH domain-containing protein, which gives rise to MLTSMFAAIGIGSSHGGMPWLLAQSPEAISEGVWILTILASVLLVVAFAAWASLRYVPNDMAAVVEKLWSHAGSVSEGRIIALNGEAGYQAELLRGGMHFGLWRVQYRLHKMRLVTIAQGKIGYVYARDGEPLQAGQTLARVTPCNHFQDARKFLIGDGTAESMIGQRGRQRGILREGVYAVNLSCFVVITESRVHTLPGLQDKQESQIVAQWREELLNCSGFDPLIVGGPMQVDDPLEPGSLMQVDSINIVTVHDGPSLAPGEIIAPAVGTDPSEEHYHNNFQDPENFLLAGGRRGRQYVPLTDGTYFINRWFASVEMIPKTVVPIGYVGVVVSYYGRVGEDLSGTAFRHGERVAEGQRGVWEKPLGPGKYPFNTFAGAIILVPTTNFVLHWITGKSEAHRYDESLRSIDLVTRDAYEPLLPLSVVVHIDYQRAPSVIQRFGDVKKLITQTLDPMLSAFFRDVAHHKMMLELLHERDVIQAEARDVLRKKFREFDIECVDVLIGKPDPKEGDTKIETLLEQLRQRQLSVEQIETYERQRAAAEKQRILNEAQAQAHMQTELTNTRVQVQIAESHGEADLARARKQADQTIVMADAELARSRRQAEQTVVTAEADSRQRELAGRGEAQRIAQIGLSEATVMMRRIASFRDPKLYAISILAEQLAKSTQPLVPQRVFVAGGGAAASNGNGTAGAIDPATGLFGTLIGLLVAEKSGFAMGQADPSLVDMEAFADRVTKRAIATMEADRKNEQEKIEQK
- a CDS encoding ABC transporter permease codes for the protein MGQFKRELSVALAYAVLLGILAWKAPAFYQGSELRNQVVKSSPVLVAAVGMTLVILARHIDISIGAQLSICGVVTGLLAKAGLPMPLAAIGAMLAGAAMGSLNGFFVAVLGLPSIVVTLATWFIFGDSLSWWRQGEFVRGLPNAFQWFGQSQTVGQEIVVGVAAAMFLIFAWGLRYVAAGRAVYATGSEPENAFLVGVRPKRVVFSVFVLMGALTGLASVLEVVQLPQVDPTAGKGLELEVIAAVVVGGVAVSGGRGTLIGVLFGVALLSTIEPALVFFKIDSSWEKVFEGAIILIAVASDAFNFKRRRHGLGTVAA